The nucleotide window TTGCCTTACCGTGGActggcttttagagatacttttgtaaccctttccagctttatgcaagacaacaattcttaatcttacgtcttctgagatctcttttgttcgaggcatagttcacatcaggcaatgcttcttgtgaaaaGGAAACtctaattttgtaagtgttttttatggggcagggcagctctaagcAAAATCTCCATTCTCGTCTTATTGATTCGACTCCTTtagttgactcctgactccaattaactgttggagaagtcattagcctagggtttCACATAATTTTGCCAGCCTAcattgtgaatgtttaaatgatgtatccaatatagacaagaaaaatacaatcatgtgtgttattagtttaagcacactgtgtttgactattgttgtgacttagatgaagatcagatcaaagtTGATgtcaaatttatgcagaaatccatgtAATTCCAAGGGTtcgcatactttttcttgccactgtacatcaTATCACTGACTATACTGTATTATTAACAAAAAGGTGGCAGTGTTTTAGGAGTGTTTTAGATTTTGAGAGTGGTATCaccagggcccgtattcataacGTTTCACAGAGAAGGAGTTctgctgttctaggatcagttttgcctttaagagcacaatgaataagattacatagaCAAGAGGGACCTAATCCAAGATCAGCGATCCTATTCTGAGAGGTTTCATGAATACAGGCCCAGTATTTTGGGAGTCATGACCAATAGGGACATGTGAAAATGCATACAGAGGGAACTCCCTCTATAGGTCACTTCTCAAATGTGTGATGTCTGAAATCCTTCCTGAAAGATATTTCCTTGTGCTACATTTCATGAAAATACAAACTTGTGTTGACATGTTGTTCACATGGAATGACATTTTAACCTAATTTAATGCTTTATAATTGCTGTAAGCCTTATTTATCTCTGCGGCACTCAGTCTGGGACATAGACATATATATTAGTCCATGGGCCAGCAGGCCAAATTTCACACATTTATTTACTTTAGGCTAGCAAAATCTAATTATGATTTTCATTAAGGTCCATGTCTGTGGGTTATATTTTCGTATAATACCCATGCATCTGAGTTAACTAAATGTGGTTATCACTGCATTATATGTTATGACCCCTAGTCGGTTAGTTGGGCAAACAGCATTGAGGGTATGAAATGTAATTTTCTGTTATCAGGAAACAATCTCAAGCTATTTGATATGTTTTTAACTTCATAATACAACGCATATTAAGGTATGAAACAATAAGAATGGTATTGACACCCCCTAAGGTGGGCTCATAGGTCATACATGTATGCGTTTTGGAGTATATCGAGCCAGAATGGACAGTATTGGGATGGTTTCTGTTATCACATGGTACCCTAGATGATAACTACACCAAATTTCACACAGAACAAGGAGACCGATTGGGAAAGTTTTTTAGCTACGGTATATAGGGTCATCAGAAATCCTGTCTGTAATCAGTCCCATCAGCCTATTTTCAACATGGGGAAGAACAGCATGCATTTTTCATGGCCATAACTGATTAAATAATtggtgtaataataataataagaccAATCATGTCTAAAAACGTCcttcattctatagctagagaactcctgttatctccaggagtgatacgtttaaaaaacattttttaaactgttgtggtctagtactgtatCTTTGTTAGctagggccatctactttaagtgTTGCCTGTCTTCCCAGTGGCCTACTTGGTGTGTTGACTACTGACTGATCATAACTTGCAGATAATCCTGGTTAATGTGTCAACAACTAAGGGGCAGGGCAAATTGGGACTTGTTTTGTtaatcagtggctgtattggagggggagtggtttcacctctcctaggcaatcagcaaATATAAACAATTTTCCTTgatcctccaccccctccccctcctccctccctctatgcagacgactttgtaaaccattttgaaaagaaggttgacatcctctcctcattcactcagcctattgagtccactggtctcacttACACAGAACTACcatacgccttgacctctttctcccctctctctagatGACATTCTGAAACTAGTGAGGTCTGGCCAACCGGCAACCTGCCAGCTCAaccccaccccccctcccttctccagacgatctctggagaccttctcctattcctcacttccctcatcaaatCATCCCTGACCAATGACTGCgaccctctgacttcaaaatggcttttgctcccctcctcaagaaaccaacactcaactCAACTGATGTCaaaaactatagacctgtatcccttctttctttctttctttctttctttctttctttctttctttctttctttctttctttctttctttctttctttctttctttctttctttctttctttctttctttccagaACACTTGAGCATGCTGGAATGGAATGCAATACAGTATAACAGCTGAAGAATGGAATGCAATACAGTATAACAGCTGAAGAAAAGAATGGAATGCAATACAGTATAACAGCTGAAGAAAGGAATGGAATGCAATACAGTATAACAGCTgaagaatggaatggaatgtaaTACATTATGACAGCTGAAGAAAGGAATGGAATGCAATACAGTATAACAGCTGGAGAAAGGAATGGAATGCAATACAGTATTAAAGCCAAAGAAAGGAATGAAATGCAATACATTATGACAGCTGAAGAATGAAATGCAATACATTATGACAGCTGAAGAAAGGAATGGAATGCAATACATTATGACAGCTgaagaatggaatggaatgcaaTACATTATGACAGCTGAAGAAAGGAATGGAATGCAATACATTATGACAGCTgaagaatggaatggaatgcaaTACATTATGACAGCTgaagaatggaatggaatgcaaTACATTATGACAGCTGAAGAAAGGCTTGTGTGCAGGTGAGAAGTTGTTTGTTTATGTGCTGTGCATATCACCCTCAATGTGTGTCTTCTCCTTTACTACCACTGGATGATTCTGTCTCCTTCCTTTTCAGTTTTACCAGCATTATCTCAGTACTGACTTCATACCGACTGAGACTATGTATGAAACCCATGTTGGGTGAAACTTTTACAAGAATTTGAGCGTGCAGGAATAAAGACGTGAAACACACGACACAATACGTTTTCAGTAAAAACACATTTAATTGTTTGGTAGCAAAAACAGCACCCTCAGGCAACGGTGGGAAGTTTCTTTGGggtccaacagaacacaacagggaAGACATGCACTACTATCTAGCATAGCAGACATTTTAGACAGGTTGACCAAGAACACTGGTGCTGCACTGTCACATTCACACCCACTCTGAGCAACGCTTGTCATGGACAGTACACAATATCATCCATTTCATGCAACTGAACTCAGAGAATGGCCCTCTTTACAGTGAACAGGGTTGCAGAGGTTTGGACAGAATGTTCTCTACAAGTTGCAACTTCATTTTTTGCTAATTTCCTGCAAGCATTTAGTTTTAGTACAGAATTAGAAAAGGCATAAGACATACAGTATGAACAAGAAAAATATTCTGTGGTCCCCTTAAAATCTTTGGTTGGATTAAAACTGTTTATTGCTTAACAGCCACATTTATATTTGTGCTCATGTAACATTGTTTGCCTTTGACTTTAAGTGTTACACTGTAGTGGAATGGTGAGCAAGAGATTAGACTAGAGGGCATTATCCAGCCGCTCAATCGTCAACCACTTCGGAGGACTCAGAGACAACTTTTCCATCCTTGGTCTCGATCATCTTGATGACGACACTCTTCTTGTTCTGGGTGGTGACGTTGGTGGTGCTGCCGCCACCGTAGCCGCTACCGGAGCTGTAGTTGCTGCCACTGTATCCACCGCCGTATCCACTGCCGTATCCACCGCCGTATCCACCGCCGAAACCACTGGAGTAGCCACTGCTGTAGGTGCTGTTAGCACTCTCCATAGGGAAGGAGTTGTAGCTTGCTGTGaggtgacacagagagagacaactggTGAATACAGGTTGGCTAAACATGAATATCATGGATGTTTTAAATGCACCACAAAACAGAAGGGGAAAAACACTGGGTTTTATTTTGATAAAAGTGTCAGCTAAATGGTGTGAGGAAGGCATGTACTTACAGCTCTGTTTGGAGATGTTGATGGACTGAATACCAGTTGCTATCCTGGTTGTGAAAAGAAGACCAATTGAAAATGTTAGTTTCTGGTAATATACAGTATTTCCATtgctatataatactgtattttCAAGCTGACGTGTACTATTTTCATGGATGTCAATATCtcacctgtcctcctctccctccagcagCTTCCTGTAGGTGGCGATCTCAATGTCCAGGGCCAGCTTGACGTTCATCAGCTCCTGGTATTCTCTGATCTGCCGGGCCATGTCCTGCTTGGCTCTCTGGAGGGCATCCTCCAGGTCCCTGATGCGGAGTTTGGCATCCTTCACCGCCATCTCCCCGCGCTCCTCAGCCTCGGCGATCTGGTTCTCCAGGTTGGCACGCTAACACAAGACGAAGACACGGCATGTCATCATTTCTGCTTATAATCAAATTGTTAATGCCATTGGAAAATAGTATATTCTGTCAACATCACGTGAGTCTAGATGCCACAAATCTAACACTTAAGATAAGATTGTGCTTTATTAGCACTGAGAGTCTTGGTTGTGTACCTGTCCCTTGACGGAGTCGATCTCAGACTGCAGTCTCTGGATCATGCGGTTCAGATCAGAGATCTCTGTCTTGGTGGATCTCAGGTCATCTCCATATCTGGTGGCAGATGTCTGCATCTCTTCATACTAAACATCCAACAGGAAGAAAGCAGGGGGTTCGTTAGTGATTCATGGTCGGGGTGGAAAACACGTGACTTTACATCAACTTTTTCAGTGTACTGAAAGGCTATTAGCAGCCCTGAACATAGCGGCCAAAGGGAGAAATCATGTTTATCTACTATAGAAGTGCCCATTACTATACCTTGCTCTTGTACCACGTCTCGGCCTCGGCCCGGCTCTTGTTGGCGATGTCCTCATACTGGGCACGCACTTCAGCCACAATGGAGTCCATGTCCAGGTTACGGCTGTTGTCCATCTCAACCACCACTGAGGTGTCCTTGATCTGTCCCTGCAGCTCACGCAgctcctggagagagagaaggagagagagagaaggagagagagagaaggagagagagagaccatcaaaCACTTGGCCTATTACAGACAAGACTTTCAGACTTCAGCCTACCCCAGAGATGAAAAACCAACCAGATTGATTCCAGCAGTTTGACTTCAAAGTCAAGATGCCTAACAGATGTCAGTAAAAGTGTAGATCCAGCATGAGAGAGACCCATTCCAGTCTATACAACAAACAACACCGTGTGCCATAACTCaataactaaataaataaaagcaaaaAACAAATCCAGGCCGTTGTTGGAAGCTGCCAACAACACATCTGGTTATAATGAATGAGTGTCTAATTAAGGACTGAAGAGTCAAAAATATCATCCTAATTAAGGACTGAAGAGTCAATAATGTCCTCCTAATTCAAATAGTTGTTGTAATAATTTGCTAGCAGATTAGGTAGGTAGATGGAGTCAGATACATTATATAAGATTATGGCTTGAGGTATTTATTTTGAACTAAACTGTTATGGAGTAATGTAAACAGGAAGTAGCTAAGTGATGAGCTCAGTGCCATACCTCCTCATAGATCTGCCTCAGGAAGTTGATTTCATCTGTTAGGCTCTCCAACTTAGCCTCCAGCTCAACCTTGTTCAT belongs to Salvelinus alpinus chromosome 28, SLU_Salpinus.1, whole genome shotgun sequence and includes:
- the LOC139557785 gene encoding keratin, type II cytoskeletal 8-like → MSVRKTTSYTVKSSSSGAAPRSFSSMSYSGPSQGASRQSYSARSSYGGANRGMGGGFGVGGGGGNYISSSSAYGGGMGLGMGMGMGMGMGGGVHTPITAVQVNKSLLAPLNLEIDPNIQIVRTNEKEQIKGLNNRFASFIDKVRFLEQQNKMLETKWNLLQGQTTTRSNIDAMFEAYISNLRRQLDGLGNDKMKLEADLHNMQGLVEDFKNKYEDEINKRTECENDFVLIKKDVDEAYMNKVELEAKLESLTDEINFLRQIYEEELRELQGQIKDTSVVVEMDNSRNLDMDSIVAEVRAQYEDIANKSRAEAETWYKSKYEEMQTSATRYGDDLRSTKTEISDLNRMIQRLQSEIDSVKGQRANLENQIAEAEERGEMAVKDAKLRIRDLEDALQRAKQDMARQIREYQELMNVKLALDIEIATYRKLLEGEEDRIATGIQSINISKQSSSYNSFPMESANSTYSSGYSSGFGGGYGGGYGSGYGGGYSGSNYSSGSGYGGGSTTNVTTQNKKSVVIKMIETKDGKVVSESSEVVDD